Sequence from the Methanococcoides methylutens genome:
TTCTAAGGATAAGCTCTCCGGTGAACTGGGGGAGTCGTTTCCTGTCCTTAATGGCCATTACAATGACCTTGGCCTTTTCGGCCTTGAGAAATGTCCACAGAGTCATTTTCGGGTTTCAAAGAGATGTACTTGTATATAAATCATGTTTATTTAGGGATCTAACAATTGGATGTATTTTGTGTGTTCACATGTGTTCATACCTTTTATATGCATGTACATGCCTACATTTAATTAAGTATGCCGAATCTGATCGTGTAATCGACATGGGGTGTAAAAAAATGTCAAGTCAACTTTCTGTGGGTACGGAGGTAATAATAACTCCAAGAACGTCGCAACATAAAGTAGCGGCGGAACCAGAGTTATCTCTTACAGAAGATGCCCATGTCCAGAGGAAGGTTGAGCTGCGTACTGTCACGAAGGAAACTGCTCCTGTAACTGAAACAAAGGCTGTCGGTGAGATCCCCGTAAAAAATGAGGTGAGAGGCGTCCAAAAGAATGTCTGCAATGGTCCTGTTGTCGTTCCAACTGGCATCTATGTATTGGACAGAACTCTTGGGGGAGGCCTCCCTCTTAATTCCATGGTCTATTTCTCTGCAGATCCAAGGTCTATGTCAGAAGTATTCTTTTACGAGTTTACACAATCTCGTAAAACCTATTACTTTACCACTGGACGCAGGCCGAAATATGTACGCCAGGATATTATGAACCAGAATCTGGATACTTCAAATATCATATTTGTGGACATCTACAGTGAGTATTATTTTACTTCCATGGGGGACATGGTGGATAATCTGGGTAATAGGCACATTGATTCCAAGATCATAGAGTATGCCGAATATAATTTGCACACCATCCTGAATGATTCACAAGGTGAAGAGATCAATATTATTTTTGATAATTTCTCGTTCTTCATGAACCTCAATGTGAATCCTGGACTTCTCAAGCGTCTGCTCAATCTTCTCTATGAGACCACAAAGGAAGCAAACAGCATTACATTCCTCTATTCTTTGAAAGGAAGCCATGATGAACGGGCGGAAAACGAGATTCTCAATGCATCAGATGTTATTTTTGATGTAGATGTTGAAAAACATCCTGATAAGCTCATGAGCAAGCTTTCGATCCCAAAGATACGTGGAATGGCACCTGAAACAGATGTTATCAAGTTCAATGTCTCAGAAGGCATCAACATTGATACATCAAAGGATATTGCTTAATTTCCTTTTTATTTTCTTCTTTTTTAAATTCTATTTAATTAGCCTTAAGCTTGGAATTCGATCAGAATAAGCTCAAAGCCGTGCTCCTTGCGTAGCGTTCATGCATTCACATTCACGTGTTGCAGGAATGCAGTCAATAACATTGGTTAGGACTTCCAGCAGGATCTCCTGTGTAGTGCCAAGCTCGACCACGACCTCATCGGCTGTTATTTTGTTCTCGGTAAGTCCGCATGCCTGGTTCGTTATGGTGCAAATGGATGCATAGCATAGTTCCAGTTCTCGTGCAAGGGCAACTTCCGGCAACCCTGTCATACCCACAATATCTCCGATCATGCTCATCATCTTTATCTCTGCACGGGTCTCAAAGCGTGGCCCTTCGGTACAAACGTATGTCCCTCTGGTATAATCAACTCCCTTCTTCTCAAGCGTATCCATAAGGCACTTACTTATCTCCGGACAATATGGCTCTGTCATATCAACATGAACTGTGTTCTTGTCATAGAAAGTGGATATGCGGCTTTTGGTAAGGTCGATAAAATCATCAGGGATGACAAAACTGCCAATGGCATGATCTTTCATGGTTCCCACGGAATTGGTGGCTACTATTTTCTCCACTCCAAGTTCCTTTATCGCCCAAATGTTGGCACGATAGTTGATCATATGTGGGGGAACATGTTCAGCAGCTCCTGAATGCCGGGGTACTATGGCTATGGTCTTATCATTCAGTTTGCCAATGTAAACGCCAACATCTCCGTAAGGTGTATTGACGATCTTTGCAGATCCTTCTATAAAAGATGAGAATCCGACACCACCAAGTATTGCTGCATCGATTTTCATGCGTGGTAATAGGGCTGTTTAGTTTTTAGCTTTATGCTTCCCTTTTTTCGGAAGTTTTTCGGGGGATGGATTGGTCATGGATATCTTGATGCCAAGAAGTGCGATCATTATAGCGCCTACCACAGAATAAACAAAATACTGCAGGCTCAGTTCACCATTTGCAGTCTCACCTGCAAGGGCACTAACTGAGAGTATATAAGTGCTTGCACCCCAGAATAGCAGACCGACTGCTATTATGAAAAGAGCCGGTGATATCTCTTTTATTGTGAAAGTTTCGCTTATTTTCTGGTCGACCATCTTCCCTATGTCTGCAAAAAGGATGGCTATAACGTACCACCAGATGGTAACATTAATGAAAACGGTAATGAGGGTGACTATTCCATAGTACCAGCTACCGCCGGTAATGTGATACTGCCAGAGTGTCACAGCTCCTATCATTGTAGCGATCACTCCAAGGATAGCAGCTATTGTGTAAGTGATAAAGGTCATCTGGCCTTCATAAAAAGAATCCTTCATTCTTTCTCTTAAAAGGGCGAAAGGCTGGTCGAGGTTAAATCCTCTGTAAAGCATGTACATTCCGATCGCAGCTGAAATACCTATAATTGCGCCTTCCGGATATCTTGCCAGCAGGAAAATTGCATAGATAAGTGCTGCAAGTCCCAGCGGAACAAAGAAGGTCTGTGAAATTTTCGGATCGTTCAGTGCATTTTTCAGGATATAGTAAGTACTCTCGAGGTTTGCACTTTGCTTAACCACGATACGCTTGACAGAATCGATCTTAATACGGGATTGAACTATGGGCAGGAGTGTCTCGTCCTCTGCTCCATCGGATATGAATATTGCATTTGTGATCTCATTCTCGCTCAGGAAAGCATCCAGCTGGGCAGATATTTTCTGGTCTGATATGACTCCCACATTCTTGTCACCTGCAAATGTGATGATCTGGGCATCAAGACCCTTTGTAAGCAGTTCATCAAGAACATTCACGCCGCCAAATATTGTATTGCTGTCGGAATCCTCCGGATCTGCAGTTGCAAGTTTCACTGCTGCATCGATGTTCTCTTCACGTCCTATGATTGGAGTGGTAACATCTGCTTTTTCACCAAGATCATTGTCTCTGTCAATGCATATGACTAAAGTTTGCATGAAACCTCTTTATATTGTAAATTAGTACGAATACATCCTTTTTCCTATCGCGATGTCAAAATGCAGTACGTAATCACAGAAGTATTACAATTAAAAGAATATAAAGGATGCTATCTAGGCTTTGAGATTATTGCATCTGATGTTGTATTCTTATCTAACTGCATTATTGTCTAATACTGTAATTTCTTGATCTCTTTGTTAGTTCTTTATCCAGTAAATAAGCCTTAGAAATCCAACTAGTGAAGTTCACTATGTCACTTAATCATGCCCGGGTTAAGATATTTAGCAGTTTGATCAATTGCCTTGAATAGAATAATGAGGTTATCTCGAAGCAATTGTGTACTTCCCGATCATGTTTAAAAGGGTCTTAAAATTGAAATAAATTGTAGTTCCTTTCAGTGTAGTAGTAACCACCGTGAAACCAGAATTGATTGGAAATCAGGATATTTCAGTTTCACGGTGGGCATTAAACATTTCATCGCAATGCAGTCTTACTCTTCAGTGGCTTTTGCACGTTCAGAAGCCCTCGAAGACGTTGATGCTACGATCAGGCGAGATCGAAACGGTCAAGGTTCATGACTTTGTTCCACACCGCCACAAAGTCGTTCAGAAACTTCTCTTGGGAGTCCTCACATCCGTAGACTTCCGACAAAGCCCGGAGCCGGGAGTTCGAACCGAAGATGAGGTCGACACGGGTGCCGATCCACTTGAGTTCGCCTGCTGTACGATCACGGCCCTCGAAAACATCGTCCGAGGTTGCTTTCCACTCCGTGTTCATGTCGAGCAGATTCACGAAAAAGTCATTGGTGAGCGTCTCCGGCCGTTTGGTGAAAACGCCATGTTGTGACTGTCCGATGTTGGTATTCAAGACGCGCATACCACCTATGAGAGCCGTCATCTCAGGAGCGGTCAGTGTCAGTAGTTGGGCCCGATCCACCAGCAATTCCTCTGCCGATACAGCGTATTTGGTTTTCTGGTAGTTGCGGAACCCGTCTGCTTTCGGCTCGAGTACACCAAATGACACAATATCGGTTTGCTCATCTGACGCATCCGTGCGTCCCGGCGTGAAGGGAACGGTCACATCGTG
This genomic interval carries:
- a CDS encoding RAD55 family ATPase; amino-acid sequence: MSSQLSVGTEVIITPRTSQHKVAAEPELSLTEDAHVQRKVELRTVTKETAPVTETKAVGEIPVKNEVRGVQKNVCNGPVVVPTGIYVLDRTLGGGLPLNSMVYFSADPRSMSEVFFYEFTQSRKTYYFTTGRRPKYVRQDIMNQNLDTSNIIFVDIYSEYYFTSMGDMVDNLGNRHIDSKIIEYAEYNLHTILNDSQGEEINIIFDNFSFFMNLNVNPGLLKRLLNLLYETTKEANSITFLYSLKGSHDERAENEILNASDVIFDVDVEKHPDKLMSKLSIPKIRGMAPETDVIKFNVSEGINIDTSKDIA
- a CDS encoding MTAP family purine nucleoside phosphorylase — encoded protein: MKIDAAILGGVGFSSFIEGSAKIVNTPYGDVGVYIGKLNDKTIAIVPRHSGAAEHVPPHMINYRANIWAIKELGVEKIVATNSVGTMKDHAIGSFVIPDDFIDLTKSRISTFYDKNTVHVDMTEPYCPEISKCLMDTLEKKGVDYTRGTYVCTEGPRFETRAEIKMMSMIGDIVGMTGLPEVALARELELCYASICTITNQACGLTENKITADEVVVELGTTQEILLEVLTNVIDCIPATRECECMNATQGARL
- a CDS encoding DUF373 family protein, producing the protein MQTLVICIDRDNDLGEKADVTTPIIGREENIDAAVKLATADPEDSDSNTIFGGVNVLDELLTKGLDAQIITFAGDKNVGVISDQKISAQLDAFLSENEITNAIFISDGAEDETLLPIVQSRIKIDSVKRIVVKQSANLESTYYILKNALNDPKISQTFFVPLGLAALIYAIFLLARYPEGAIIGISAAIGMYMLYRGFNLDQPFALLRERMKDSFYEGQMTFITYTIAAILGVIATMIGAVTLWQYHITGGSWYYGIVTLITVFINVTIWWYVIAILFADIGKMVDQKISETFTIKEISPALFIIAVGLLFWGASTYILSVSALAGETANGELSLQYFVYSVVGAIMIALLGIKISMTNPSPEKLPKKGKHKAKN